One Mugil cephalus isolate CIBA_MC_2020 chromosome 8, CIBA_Mcephalus_1.1, whole genome shotgun sequence genomic window carries:
- the card9 gene encoding caspase recruitment domain-containing protein 9 isoform X2, with the protein MDGLSEDDLVWLQLDDFRMLLIKTIDPSRITPYLRQCQVISAEDEEQLFNDPTLVIRRRKVGALLDILQRTGVKGHTAFLESLELDYPQLYSRITGKEPNKKFSILIDTGGESALTQFLMSEVSRLQRALQDERKRRQRARSVAKEQEAWSRQQQLRDRELRKVTERVQKMREEREHLSEEVKQLRDHNYSLMADINTLNQDKSNALLANRDLQIEVERLKNTVLRAENQTQLLRRRTLRPLHERPCSDHGPCDWNPTSQKETSKPNNQENQGIQENQGNQGNQENQGNQGNQGNQGNQENQGNQGKLKQQESRPPPQMNLLSTVFRLRRELHRAEEQRTKILEEKEELELRCAQLKGDAKMYRQRNKQTLRQLEEVIRERDKALSSQAEHQEEARLLLQEKDQYREQVRQLTEQSDRLELRLLRAQGEELQLRTRLHRVTCNSQQCERSVSSEEEEEEEEEEPEATDSATKGSSEASGEVEDSQQQLSRPDGGAQESEQKLSSAASWLEQSDGRLSSIGRSNFLYRRKRAVRSKFIGTEFTACNHDDSSGSYITDSD; encoded by the exons ATGGACGGACTGAGTGAGGATGACCTGGTCTGGCTGCAGCTGGACGACTTCAGGATGTTACTCATCAAAACCATCGACCCCTCCAGGATCACCCCCTACCTCCGTCAGTGCCAG GTGATCAGTGCTGAGGACGAGGAGCAGCTCTTCAATGACCCCACACTCGTCATCAGGAGGAGGAAAGTCG GAGCCCTGCTGGACATCCTGCAGAGGAcgggggtcaaaggtcacacagCTTTCCTGGAGAGTCTGGAGCTGGATTACCCTCAGCTGTACAGCCGCATCACTGGGAAGGAGCCCAACAAGAAGTTCAGCATCCTTATAG ATACTGGGGGAGAATCTGCTCTGACTCAGTTCCTGATGTCGGAGGTCAGCCGCCTCCAGAGGGCGCTGCAGGATGAGAGGAAACGACGCCAGCGAGCACGCTCCGTTGCCAAGGAGCAG GAGGCGTGGTCTCgtcagcagcagctgagggaCCGTGAGCTGAGGAAGGTCACTGAGCGCGTGCAGAAGATGCGAGAGGAGAGGGAGCATCTGAGTGAAGAGGTGAAGCAGCTCAGAGACCACAACTACAGCCTGATGGCCGACATCAACACCCTGAACCAGGACAAGAGCAACGCCCTGCTGGCCAACAGAGACCTGCAGATAGAG GTGGAACGTCTGAAGAACACGGTGCTGAGAGCTGAAAACCAGACGCAGCTGCTGAGACGACGGACCCTGAGACCCCTACATGAG AGACCCTGCAGCGATCATGGACCATGTGACTGGAACCCAACCAGTCAGAAAGAGACCTCCAAACCCAACAACCAGGAGAACCAGGGGATCCAGGAGAACCAGGGGAACCAGGGGAACCAAGAGAACCAGGGGAACCAGGGGAACCAGGGGAACCAGGGGAACCAAGAGAACCAGGGGAACCAGGGGAAGCTGAAGCAGCAGGAGAGTCGACCTCCTCCTCAGATGAACCTACTCTCTACAGTGTTCAGACTGAGGAGGGAACtccacagagcagaggagcagagaacCAAG attctggaagagaaggaggagctggagctccGCTGTGCTCAGCTGAAGGGAGACGCAAAGATGTACCGacaacgaaacaaacaaaccctcagACAGCTGGAGGAGGTGATCAGGGAGAGAGACaag gccTTGTCGTCGCAGGCGGAGCACCAGGAGGAGGCGCGGCTACTCCTGCAGGAGAAGGATCAGTATAGGGAGCAGGTCAGACAGCTCACAGAGCAATCTGACAGACTGGAGCTCCGCCTCCTCAGGGCTCAGGGGGAGGAGCTACAGCTGAGGACACGCCTCCACAGAGTCACCTGTAACTCTCagcag TGTGAGAGGAGCGTCAgtagcgaggaggaggaggaggaggaggaggaggagcctgaGGCCACGGACAGCGCCACCAAAG gcAGCAGCGAGGCGTCGGGGGAGGTGGAGGactcccagcagcagctcagtcgTCCTGATGGTGGCGCTCAAGAGTCTgagcagaagctgagcagcgcTGCGTCGTGGCTGGAGCAGAGCGACGGACGCCTCTCCTCTATTGGTCGCTCCAACTTCCTGTACCGCAG GAAGCGAGCAGTCAGGTCAAAGTTCATCGGCACCGAGTTCACAGCCTGTAACCATGACGACAGCAGTGGCAGCTACATCACGGACTCCGACTGA
- the card9 gene encoding caspase recruitment domain-containing protein 9 isoform X1 translates to MDGLSEDDLVWLQLDDFRMLLIKTIDPSRITPYLRQCQVISAEDEEQLFNDPTLVIRRRKVGALLDILQRTGVKGHTAFLESLELDYPQLYSRITGKEPNKKFSILIDTGGESALTQFLMSEVSRLQRALQDERKRRQRARSVAKEQEAWSRQQQLRDRELRKVTERVQKMREEREHLSEEVKQLRDHNYSLMADINTLNQDKSNALLANRDLQIEVERLKNTVLRAENQTQLLRRRTLRPLHERPCSDHGPCDWNPTSQKETSKPNNQENQGIQENQGNQGNQENQGNQGNQGNQGNQENQGNQGKLKQQESRPPPQMNLLSTVFRLRRELHRAEEQRTKILEEKEELELRCAQLKGDAKMYRQRNKQTLRQLEEVIRERDKALSSQAEHQEEARLLLQEKDQYREQVRQLTEQSDRLELRLLRAQGEELQLRTRLHRVTCNSQQCERSVSSEEEEEEEEEEPEATDSATKGQHQMEPRLRVMGHVTCVSMVTGSSEASGEVEDSQQQLSRPDGGAQESEQKLSSAASWLEQSDGRLSSIGRSNFLYRRKRAVRSKFIGTEFTACNHDDSSGSYITDSD, encoded by the exons ATGGACGGACTGAGTGAGGATGACCTGGTCTGGCTGCAGCTGGACGACTTCAGGATGTTACTCATCAAAACCATCGACCCCTCCAGGATCACCCCCTACCTCCGTCAGTGCCAG GTGATCAGTGCTGAGGACGAGGAGCAGCTCTTCAATGACCCCACACTCGTCATCAGGAGGAGGAAAGTCG GAGCCCTGCTGGACATCCTGCAGAGGAcgggggtcaaaggtcacacagCTTTCCTGGAGAGTCTGGAGCTGGATTACCCTCAGCTGTACAGCCGCATCACTGGGAAGGAGCCCAACAAGAAGTTCAGCATCCTTATAG ATACTGGGGGAGAATCTGCTCTGACTCAGTTCCTGATGTCGGAGGTCAGCCGCCTCCAGAGGGCGCTGCAGGATGAGAGGAAACGACGCCAGCGAGCACGCTCCGTTGCCAAGGAGCAG GAGGCGTGGTCTCgtcagcagcagctgagggaCCGTGAGCTGAGGAAGGTCACTGAGCGCGTGCAGAAGATGCGAGAGGAGAGGGAGCATCTGAGTGAAGAGGTGAAGCAGCTCAGAGACCACAACTACAGCCTGATGGCCGACATCAACACCCTGAACCAGGACAAGAGCAACGCCCTGCTGGCCAACAGAGACCTGCAGATAGAG GTGGAACGTCTGAAGAACACGGTGCTGAGAGCTGAAAACCAGACGCAGCTGCTGAGACGACGGACCCTGAGACCCCTACATGAG AGACCCTGCAGCGATCATGGACCATGTGACTGGAACCCAACCAGTCAGAAAGAGACCTCCAAACCCAACAACCAGGAGAACCAGGGGATCCAGGAGAACCAGGGGAACCAGGGGAACCAAGAGAACCAGGGGAACCAGGGGAACCAGGGGAACCAGGGGAACCAAGAGAACCAGGGGAACCAGGGGAAGCTGAAGCAGCAGGAGAGTCGACCTCCTCCTCAGATGAACCTACTCTCTACAGTGTTCAGACTGAGGAGGGAACtccacagagcagaggagcagagaacCAAG attctggaagagaaggaggagctggagctccGCTGTGCTCAGCTGAAGGGAGACGCAAAGATGTACCGacaacgaaacaaacaaaccctcagACAGCTGGAGGAGGTGATCAGGGAGAGAGACaag gccTTGTCGTCGCAGGCGGAGCACCAGGAGGAGGCGCGGCTACTCCTGCAGGAGAAGGATCAGTATAGGGAGCAGGTCAGACAGCTCACAGAGCAATCTGACAGACTGGAGCTCCGCCTCCTCAGGGCTCAGGGGGAGGAGCTACAGCTGAGGACACGCCTCCACAGAGTCACCTGTAACTCTCagcag TGTGAGAGGAGCGTCAgtagcgaggaggaggaggaggaggaggaggaggagcctgaGGCCACGGACAGCGCCACCAAAGGTCAGCATCAGATGGAGCCACGTCTCCGCGTCATGGGTCATGTGACATgtgtctccatggttacaggcAGCAGCGAGGCGTCGGGGGAGGTGGAGGactcccagcagcagctcagtcgTCCTGATGGTGGCGCTCAAGAGTCTgagcagaagctgagcagcgcTGCGTCGTGGCTGGAGCAGAGCGACGGACGCCTCTCCTCTATTGGTCGCTCCAACTTCCTGTACCGCAG GAAGCGAGCAGTCAGGTCAAAGTTCATCGGCACCGAGTTCACAGCCTGTAACCATGACGACAGCAGTGGCAGCTACATCACGGACTCCGACTGA